A single window of Intrasporangium calvum DSM 43043 DNA harbors:
- a CDS encoding ArsR/SmtB family transcription factor, protein MIGDGATEERLDRAFAALADPIRRAIIARLSRGPATVNELAEPFRISLQAVSKHIQVLEHADLVTRSRDAQRRPVHLNPGRLEALTAWIDRYRLVHEQRFRTLDALLADNPDTSTPSTTGTTTEEKS, encoded by the coding sequence ATGATTGGCGACGGAGCGACGGAGGAGCGGCTGGACCGCGCGTTCGCCGCGCTCGCCGACCCGATCCGCCGAGCGATCATCGCTCGGCTCAGCCGCGGTCCGGCCACGGTCAACGAGCTCGCCGAGCCCTTCCGGATCAGCCTCCAGGCGGTGTCCAAGCACATCCAGGTGCTCGAGCACGCCGACCTCGTCACCCGTAGCCGCGACGCCCAGCGCCGCCCGGTCCACCTCAACCCGGGGCGCCTCGAGGCCCTCACGGCCTGGATCGACCGCTACCGGCTCGTCCACGAGCAGCGGTTCCGCACCCTGGACGCACTGCTCGCGGACAACCCCGACACATCCACACCCTCCACCACAGGAACCACCACAGAGGAGAAGTCATGA
- a CDS encoding TOBE domain-containing protein translates to MPQLRISEAAALLGVSDDTVRRMVDSGRLASGTDDAGRRTVEGAELAAVAQELAHPAAVGTIGAASARNRMRGIITAITKDTVMAKVEMQCGPFRITSLLSRDSVDELGLEVGSVAVASVKSTHVVVEVPA, encoded by the coding sequence ATGCCGCAACTGCGTATCAGCGAGGCCGCCGCCCTCCTCGGGGTCAGTGACGACACGGTGCGCCGCATGGTCGACTCCGGTCGACTGGCCAGCGGGACCGACGACGCCGGCCGCCGCACCGTCGAGGGCGCCGAGCTGGCCGCGGTCGCCCAGGAGCTCGCCCATCCCGCGGCCGTGGGGACGATCGGTGCGGCCTCGGCCCGGAACCGGATGCGCGGCATCATCACCGCCATCACCAAGGACACGGTGATGGCCAAGGTCGAGATGCAGTGCGGGCCCTTCCGGATCACCTCCCTCCTCTCGAGGGACTCGGTCGACGAGCTCGGGCTCGAGGTGGGCTCCGTGGCTGTGGCCTCGGTCAAGTCGACGCATGTCGTCGTGGAGGTCCCCGCGTGA
- the modA gene encoding molybdate ABC transporter substrate-binding protein codes for MRPRGLSPAAYGIVVLALAACGSPAAPATDTVTVLAAASLTEAFDQLSGDFTADHPGVTVELSYGSSATLVQQVDHGAPADVLALAGESAADPLDRSAVRSSTPFAGNVLEIAVPSTNPAHVTGIGDLGRAGLKVVLCAPAVPCGRAADATFAKAGIIPSAVSREVDVKATLSKVRLGEADAAVVYHSDVVAAGVAVTGVPIPEAVNTRLRYPIITLTGDPSAQAFVDYVVGERGQHTLRSFGFTSP; via the coding sequence ATGCGTCCGCGCGGACTGAGCCCAGCGGCATACGGCATCGTCGTGCTCGCCCTGGCGGCCTGCGGCAGCCCCGCCGCCCCCGCCACGGACACGGTCACCGTGCTGGCCGCGGCATCCCTCACCGAGGCGTTCGACCAGCTCAGCGGGGACTTCACAGCTGACCACCCCGGCGTGACGGTGGAGCTCTCCTACGGGTCGAGTGCGACGCTCGTCCAGCAGGTCGACCACGGCGCCCCCGCCGACGTCCTGGCGCTCGCCGGCGAGTCGGCCGCCGACCCCCTGGACCGGAGCGCCGTCCGCTCGTCGACCCCCTTCGCCGGCAACGTCCTCGAGATCGCCGTCCCGTCCACCAACCCGGCCCACGTCACCGGCATCGGCGACCTCGGTCGGGCCGGGCTCAAGGTCGTCCTCTGCGCGCCCGCCGTGCCCTGCGGCCGAGCGGCGGACGCGACCTTCGCCAAGGCGGGCATCATCCCGTCGGCCGTGTCACGCGAGGTCGACGTCAAGGCGACCCTGTCGAAGGTGCGCCTCGGCGAGGCGGACGCCGCGGTCGTCTACCACTCCGACGTCGTCGCGGCGGGCGTTGCCGTCACCGGGGTGCCGATCCCGGAGGCCGTCAACACCCGGCTGCGCTACCCCATCATCACGCTCACCGGGGACCCGTCGGCGCAGGCGTTCGTCGACTACGTCGTTGGTGAGCGAGGGCAGCACACCCTTCGCTCGTTCGGCTTCACGAGCCCATGA
- a CDS encoding ABC transporter permease, protein MRYAAGLRSRLTLGLPAGLALLLLVVPLAALLTRADWSRLPGDLATPTVLPALRLSLLTTSTTAGLCLLLGTPLAWFLARSEHRVTRWVRALLTVPLVLPPVVGGVALLMAWGRTGLLGQHLAPFGVQIPFTTVAVVLAETFVAMPFFVLAVEGAMRGLDPRLEAVARTLGATDVRYLRTVALPLVLPGLASGLALAWARALGEFGATLTFAGSFPGRTQTAPLAVYAALEQDPQVAISVSIVLLAVSVLVLGVLRGRWLR, encoded by the coding sequence ATGAGGTATGCCGCCGGGCTCCGTTCCCGACTCACCCTCGGCCTCCCCGCGGGGCTGGCTCTCCTGCTCCTCGTCGTCCCCCTGGCCGCGCTGCTGACGCGGGCCGACTGGTCACGCCTGCCGGGGGACCTCGCCACACCGACCGTCCTGCCGGCGCTGCGGCTGTCGTTGCTGACGACCTCGACGACCGCCGGTCTGTGTCTCCTGCTCGGCACGCCGCTGGCCTGGTTCCTCGCGCGGTCGGAGCATCGCGTGACCCGGTGGGTGCGGGCGCTGCTGACCGTTCCGCTCGTCCTGCCGCCCGTCGTCGGCGGCGTCGCGCTGCTCATGGCGTGGGGGCGCACCGGTCTGCTCGGCCAGCACCTGGCGCCCTTCGGGGTGCAGATCCCCTTCACGACCGTCGCGGTGGTCCTGGCGGAGACGTTCGTCGCGATGCCGTTCTTCGTGCTCGCCGTCGAGGGCGCCATGCGGGGGCTCGACCCGCGGCTCGAGGCGGTGGCCCGGACCCTCGGGGCGACCGACGTGCGCTACCTGCGCACCGTCGCGCTCCCCCTCGTCCTGCCCGGCCTCGCGAGCGGGCTGGCGCTGGCGTGGGCCCGGGCGCTCGGGGAGTTCGGGGCGACCCTGACCTTCGCCGGGAGCTTTCCCGGGCGGACGCAGACCGCGCCGCTGGCCGTCTACGCCGCACTCGAGCAGGACCCGCAGGTGGCGATCTCGGTGAGCATCGTGCTGCTCGCGGTCAGCGTCCTCGTGCTCGGAGTGCTCCGGGGCCGGTGGCTCCGATGA
- a CDS encoding ABC transporter ATP-binding protein, translating into MRGGLDARIRLTRGTLDLDVELAAGPGEVVGVLGPNGGGKTTTVLALAGVLTGSDGWVRVDGATWHEGRVRRAPDQRHVGLMLADPLLFPNLPAVENVAYGLRSRGVRRPAARRRALAELERVGLGPQAEARPRELSSGQAARVALARALATDPALLLLDEPLSALDPETRARTRSDLAARLAAYDGVTVLVTHDPLDALTLADRLVFIENGRVTQAGTPGEVLRQPRSPYVATVVGLNLYAATGDSQGHARTDSGSVLMTTDPTEGPVWVAFSPSAVSLHRREPEGSPRNTWALRISDVTLHGQTARVGLTGPIDLTAEVTMESISALGLRVGQQVWAAVKATEVRTYPR; encoded by the coding sequence ATGAGGGGCGGGCTGGACGCGCGGATCCGTCTCACCCGCGGCACCCTGGACCTCGACGTGGAGCTCGCGGCCGGCCCCGGCGAGGTCGTCGGCGTGCTCGGGCCGAACGGCGGGGGCAAGACGACGACGGTGCTGGCGCTGGCCGGCGTGCTCACCGGCTCGGACGGCTGGGTCCGCGTCGACGGCGCGACGTGGCACGAGGGCCGCGTGCGACGGGCCCCCGACCAGCGACACGTCGGCCTGATGCTCGCCGACCCGCTCCTCTTCCCCAACCTGCCGGCGGTGGAGAACGTGGCCTACGGGCTGCGCAGCCGCGGCGTCCGGCGTCCGGCCGCCCGCCGACGGGCGCTCGCCGAGCTCGAGCGGGTCGGGCTCGGCCCCCAGGCCGAGGCTCGACCGCGCGAGCTCTCCTCCGGCCAGGCCGCCCGGGTGGCGCTGGCCCGTGCCCTGGCGACCGACCCGGCGCTCCTCCTCCTTGACGAGCCGCTGTCGGCCCTGGACCCGGAGACCCGGGCCCGGACCCGGAGCGACCTCGCCGCGCGGCTGGCCGCCTACGACGGCGTGACCGTGCTCGTGACCCACGACCCCCTCGACGCCCTGACCCTCGCCGACCGCCTCGTCTTCATCGAGAACGGCCGGGTGACCCAGGCCGGCACCCCCGGCGAGGTCCTCCGCCAACCCCGCAGCCCCTACGTCGCCACCGTGGTCGGCCTCAACCTCTACGCGGCGACGGGTGACTCGCAGGGCCACGCCCGGACCGACTCCGGTTCGGTCCTCATGACGACCGACCCCACGGAGGGCCCGGTGTGGGTGGCCTTCTCCCCCAGTGCGGTCTCGCTGCACCGTCGCGAACCCGAGGGCTCGCCGCGCAACACGTGGGCGCTGCGGATCAGCGATGTCACCCTGCACGGCCAGACCGCCCGGGTCGGGCTCACCGGGCCGATCGACCTCACGGCCGAGGTGACGATGGAGTCGATCAGCGCGCTCGGGCTGCGGGTCGGGCAACAGGTGTGGGCTGCGGTCAAGGCGACCGAGGTGCGCACCTACCCGCGCTGA
- a CDS encoding acyl-CoA dehydrogenase family protein: protein MPATRLMPTDEAADLIELTREICHKELAPKVDESERKHLFPKATFRTLGAAGLLSLPYPEEFGGGGQPYEVYLQVVEEIASAWMSVAVGVSVHSLTAYPVATFGTDAQKAALLPGMLSGEQLGAYCLSEPLAGSDIASMTTRATPTGDGSYSLKGTKAWISHAGHADYYTTFARTADTGSKGLSTFVVPADAAGLAFAAPERKMGLHGDPVAQVMFDGVVVDGARRIGEEGQGMMMALSALDSGRLGIAAGATGLAQAALDQAATYANERHQFGRPIASNQGLAFLLADMEAAVTSARATYLHAARLKDAGRPFSKEAAVAKLVATDAAMKVTTDAVQVLGGAGYTEDFPLERYLREAKVTQIFEGTNQIQRLVISRHVLAG, encoded by the coding sequence ATGCCAGCGACGAGGCTGATGCCCACCGACGAAGCCGCCGACCTCATCGAGCTCACCCGGGAGATCTGCCACAAGGAGCTCGCACCGAAGGTCGACGAGTCGGAGCGCAAGCACCTCTTCCCCAAGGCGACCTTCCGCACCCTCGGTGCCGCGGGCCTCCTCTCGCTGCCCTACCCGGAGGAGTTCGGCGGGGGCGGCCAGCCGTACGAGGTCTACCTCCAGGTCGTCGAGGAGATCGCCTCGGCCTGGATGAGCGTCGCGGTGGGGGTCAGCGTCCACAGCCTCACCGCCTACCCGGTCGCGACCTTCGGCACCGACGCCCAGAAGGCGGCCCTCCTCCCGGGCATGCTGTCGGGCGAGCAGCTCGGCGCCTACTGCCTCTCCGAGCCGCTGGCCGGCTCCGACATCGCGTCGATGACGACCCGCGCGACCCCGACCGGCGACGGGTCCTACTCGCTCAAGGGCACCAAGGCCTGGATCTCCCACGCCGGCCACGCCGACTACTACACGACGTTCGCCCGGACGGCCGACACCGGCAGCAAGGGCCTGTCGACCTTCGTCGTCCCCGCGGACGCGGCTGGTCTTGCCTTCGCCGCTCCGGAGCGGAAGATGGGCCTGCACGGCGACCCGGTCGCCCAGGTGATGTTCGACGGCGTCGTCGTGGACGGTGCCCGCCGGATCGGCGAGGAGGGGCAGGGCATGATGATGGCGCTGTCCGCCCTCGACTCCGGCCGCCTCGGGATCGCTGCCGGGGCGACCGGTCTCGCGCAGGCCGCCCTGGACCAGGCCGCGACCTACGCCAACGAGCGACACCAGTTCGGCCGGCCCATCGCGAGCAACCAGGGCCTCGCCTTCCTCCTCGCCGACATGGAGGCCGCGGTCACGTCGGCCCGGGCCACCTACCTCCATGCGGCCCGGCTCAAGGACGCCGGTCGGCCCTTCAGCAAGGAGGCGGCCGTCGCCAAGCTCGTCGCCACGGACGCCGCCATGAAGGTCACGACCGACGCCGTCCAGGTGCTCGGCGGCGCCGGCTACACCGAGGACTTCCCCCTCGAGCGATACCTGCGCGAGGCGAAGGTGACCCAGATCTTCGAGGGCACCAACCAGATCCAGCGGCTCGTCATCTCCCGGCACGTCCTCGCCGGCTGA
- a CDS encoding SDR family NAD(P)-dependent oxidoreductase — protein MQLNSSSVAVITGGGSGLGGATARRFVADGAKVVILDLEGSAGPALVEELGADHAAFVAADVRDEAQVQTAIDRATELGELRVAVSCAGVATPGRVIGRKGPLALDAFRTVVDINLVGSFNVLRLAAAAMLDNEPLDGDRGVIVNTASIAAFDGQVGQAAYAASKGGIVGLTLAAARDLADKAIRVMTIAPGTFETPMLAGLPEETRHVLEQQVPHPSRLGQPAEYASLVRHIVDNAMLNGEVIRLDGALRMPPR, from the coding sequence ATGCAGCTGAACTCGTCGTCGGTCGCCGTCATCACGGGCGGAGGCTCCGGCCTCGGGGGCGCCACGGCCCGCCGGTTCGTCGCCGACGGGGCCAAGGTCGTCATCCTCGACCTCGAGGGCTCGGCCGGCCCCGCGCTCGTCGAGGAGCTCGGCGCCGACCACGCTGCCTTCGTCGCTGCGGATGTCCGCGACGAGGCTCAGGTGCAGACCGCGATCGACCGTGCGACGGAGCTGGGCGAGCTGCGGGTGGCCGTGAGCTGCGCGGGCGTCGCCACGCCGGGGCGGGTCATCGGCCGCAAGGGGCCGTTGGCGCTCGACGCCTTCCGGACCGTCGTCGACATCAACCTCGTCGGCTCGTTCAACGTCCTGCGCCTCGCGGCCGCCGCCATGCTCGACAACGAGCCCCTCGACGGCGACCGCGGCGTCATCGTCAACACCGCGAGCATCGCCGCGTTCGACGGCCAGGTGGGGCAGGCCGCCTACGCGGCGAGCAAGGGCGGGATCGTCGGACTGACGCTCGCAGCGGCCAGGGACTTGGCGGACAAGGCGATTCGCGTCATGACGATCGCTCCTGGCACCTTCGAGACGCCGATGCTGGCCGGCCTCCCCGAGGAGACGCGGCACGTCCTCGAGCAGCAGGTGCCGCACCCCTCGCGGCTCGGCCAGCCCGCCGAGTACGCCAGCCTGGTGCGCCACATCGTCGACAACGCGATGCTCAACGGCGAGGTCATCCGTCTCGACGGGGCCCTGCGCATGCCGCCGCGCTGA
- a CDS encoding SigE family RNA polymerase sigma factor: METADREADFTAYVRARQRHFVRFAYLLTGDPHSAEDLVQSAFAKVYRKWGNIHGSPDAYVRQTIINEHHSWWRRTWRHREVTGSDLITYADPPAPADRYADGDLHDHIRNLPTQQRAAIILRYYEDLTEAQTAEVLGISVGTVKSHTSRALSALRVSMKEVTA, encoded by the coding sequence ATGGAAACCGCCGATCGTGAGGCCGACTTCACGGCCTACGTCCGGGCGAGGCAACGGCACTTCGTTCGCTTCGCCTACCTGCTGACCGGGGATCCGCACAGCGCCGAGGACCTCGTGCAGAGCGCCTTCGCCAAGGTCTACCGCAAGTGGGGGAACATCCACGGCTCGCCCGACGCCTACGTGCGCCAGACGATCATCAACGAGCACCACAGCTGGTGGCGCCGCACGTGGCGGCACCGGGAGGTCACGGGCAGCGACCTCATCACCTATGCCGACCCGCCGGCGCCCGCCGACCGCTACGCGGACGGTGATCTCCACGACCACATCCGCAACCTGCCGACCCAACAGCGCGCCGCGATCATCCTGCGCTACTACGAGGACCTCACCGAGGCCCAGACCGCCGAGGTCCTCGGGATCTCCGTCGGCACCGTCAAGAGCCACACGAGCCGGGCGCTCAGCGCCCTGCGCGTCTCCATGAAGGAGGTCACGGCATGA
- a CDS encoding metallophosphoesterase, with protein sequence MTPSRTDPAIHREPFVHLVDVAHDRALVAWGAFFFERAPNGRWDIVDDESLPAKVGRRTCIGSSAETFGPTTVQVLAEGGEVVAEASPDERAWVWVEGLQPDTEYHYRVIVDGRDWAAEELWDWVPVARGGYDLAPAGRHYDLRFHTWPHPDAPTPPLRFVAMGDYGVGMRADAESSRRQQRIAAVLDRLVRDHDVRFALSLGDNVYQGERGRVDEEGGGEDDDWYSSFFQPYRLSIARVPVFPAIGNHDSADSEGSDDRAQMEDNFHIEERFHRGLETASVLPGLFYRLRYGADLELVCLDTSLDSEDQEIHRYFQAPKHRDWLRQTFGGRPRRWLIPFSHHPVFTAGPDHQNDEEMRESFEPLFDAAGVRLVLAGHEHNFQVSDVGGRTYVVSGASGQLDERVPEGFEEAHTTAWSGQAHLLLVDVEEFEVRLTPVAGLLDDGQPHPMTALSPTNDLVEPPIIVRNDQGS encoded by the coding sequence ATGACCCCCTCCCGGACCGACCCGGCGATTCACCGGGAGCCTTTCGTCCACCTCGTCGACGTCGCCCACGACCGCGCCCTCGTCGCCTGGGGCGCCTTCTTCTTCGAGCGGGCGCCCAACGGTCGATGGGACATCGTCGACGACGAGTCCCTGCCTGCCAAGGTGGGTCGGCGGACCTGCATCGGATCCAGCGCGGAGACGTTCGGGCCGACGACGGTGCAGGTTCTGGCGGAGGGCGGCGAGGTCGTCGCCGAGGCCTCGCCGGACGAACGAGCCTGGGTCTGGGTGGAGGGCCTGCAACCGGACACCGAATACCACTACCGGGTCATCGTCGACGGGCGCGACTGGGCCGCCGAGGAGCTGTGGGACTGGGTGCCGGTCGCTCGGGGCGGCTACGACCTCGCACCGGCCGGTCGCCACTACGACCTGAGGTTCCACACCTGGCCGCACCCCGACGCCCCGACGCCACCACTGCGGTTCGTCGCGATGGGGGACTACGGCGTGGGCATGCGCGCCGACGCCGAGTCGAGCCGGCGACAGCAGCGGATCGCGGCCGTCCTCGACCGGTTGGTCCGTGACCACGACGTCCGCTTCGCCCTCTCGCTCGGGGACAACGTCTACCAGGGGGAGCGCGGCCGGGTGGACGAGGAGGGGGGTGGCGAGGACGACGACTGGTACTCCAGCTTCTTCCAGCCGTACCGGCTCTCCATCGCCCGGGTGCCCGTCTTCCCAGCCATCGGCAACCACGACAGCGCCGACTCCGAGGGCAGCGACGACCGCGCCCAGATGGAGGACAACTTCCACATCGAGGAGCGGTTCCATCGCGGCCTCGAGACGGCCTCGGTCCTGCCCGGCCTCTTCTACCGGCTCCGCTACGGCGCCGACCTCGAGCTGGTCTGCCTGGACACCTCGCTGGACAGCGAGGATCAAGAGATCCACCGGTACTTCCAGGCCCCCAAGCACCGGGACTGGCTACGGCAGACGTTCGGCGGGCGCCCACGACGGTGGCTCATCCCCTTCTCCCACCACCCGGTCTTCACGGCGGGCCCGGACCACCAGAACGACGAGGAGATGCGCGAGTCCTTCGAGCCGCTCTTCGACGCGGCCGGCGTACGTCTCGTCCTTGCCGGCCACGAGCACAACTTCCAGGTCAGCGATGTCGGGGGCCGGACCTACGTGGTGTCGGGGGCGTCGGGCCAGCTCGACGAGCGCGTTCCGGAGGGTTTCGAGGAGGCGCACACGACGGCGTGGTCCGGGCAGGCGCATCTACTCCTGGTCGACGTCGAGGAGTTTGAGGTCCGCCTCACCCCGGTGGCCGGGCTGCTCGACGACGGCCAGCCGCATCCCATGACCGCCTTGTCGCCGACGAACGACCTCGTCGAGCCACCGATCATCGTCCGGAACGATCAGGGGTCCTAG
- a CDS encoding MFS transporter translates to MSTTQAVAAPAAKRAFQGNDKLLTGIVMGVLTFWLFAGTVGTIARAILTDINGGPIDDIAQPLVDLNQMNLAVSVTALFSGLFIVVFGGLADRIGRVKVALAGNVLNIAGSLLLTLASGSVALPMLLTGRALQGLSAACIMPATMALVKAYWDGPQRQRAVSMWSIGSWGGSGIAALFGGFIASAYDWRVIFYVSIAVSILAILLLRGTPESKAEAGTNRRLDVPGLAIFMVTVLALMIVLIFGRQIGWASPMTLGLGIVALVGAGAFVRVERSRDLPFIDFALFKNTTFTGATLSNFLLNGTIGLLIVSQQMLQIARPEMFDPWRAGLLTIGYAVAIIGFIRVGEKLLRRFGPRKPMLWGAGIVGLACLALIPTNVLVGQYQVLAIVAYTLFGVGLAFYATPSTDAALSNLPPAQAGAGAGIYKMASSLGGAIGAAISLTIFSSFLGPGVSFVGDVLVTQGIHSNEAVRQAGAVTFIFNLVIVLVSIVSIVVTVPKGRKYNDD, encoded by the coding sequence GTGAGCACCACCCAGGCTGTGGCCGCCCCTGCAGCGAAACGCGCGTTCCAGGGCAACGACAAGCTCCTCACCGGCATCGTCATGGGAGTGCTGACCTTCTGGCTGTTCGCCGGGACGGTTGGCACCATTGCGCGGGCCATCCTCACCGACATCAACGGTGGACCGATCGACGACATCGCCCAGCCGCTCGTCGACCTCAACCAGATGAACCTCGCAGTGTCGGTCACGGCCCTCTTCTCCGGCCTGTTCATCGTCGTCTTCGGCGGTCTCGCGGACCGCATCGGCCGGGTCAAGGTCGCGCTCGCCGGGAACGTCCTCAACATCGCAGGCTCGCTCCTGCTCACCCTCGCCAGCGGGTCGGTCGCGCTGCCGATGCTCCTCACCGGACGCGCGCTCCAGGGTCTCTCGGCCGCGTGCATCATGCCCGCGACCATGGCGTTGGTGAAGGCGTACTGGGACGGGCCCCAGCGCCAGCGGGCGGTGTCGATGTGGTCGATCGGCTCGTGGGGCGGATCAGGGATCGCGGCCCTCTTCGGCGGGTTCATCGCCTCGGCCTACGACTGGCGAGTGATCTTCTACGTCTCCATCGCGGTCTCGATCCTGGCGATCCTCCTCCTGCGCGGGACCCCGGAGAGCAAGGCCGAGGCCGGGACCAACCGACGCCTCGACGTGCCCGGTCTCGCGATCTTCATGGTCACCGTCCTCGCCCTGATGATCGTCCTCATCTTCGGCCGCCAGATCGGCTGGGCCAGTCCGATGACGCTCGGGCTCGGCATCGTCGCGCTCGTCGGCGCCGGGGCGTTCGTTCGGGTCGAGCGATCCCGCGACCTCCCCTTCATCGACTTCGCCCTGTTCAAGAACACGACCTTCACCGGCGCCACGCTCTCGAACTTCCTGCTCAACGGCACGATCGGCCTGCTCATCGTGAGCCAGCAGATGCTGCAGATCGCCCGGCCCGAGATGTTCGACCCATGGCGCGCCGGACTCCTCACGATCGGCTATGCGGTCGCCATCATCGGCTTCATCCGGGTCGGTGAGAAGCTGCTGCGCCGGTTCGGTCCGCGCAAGCCGATGCTCTGGGGCGCGGGCATCGTCGGCCTCGCCTGCCTCGCGCTGATCCCGACGAACGTCCTCGTCGGCCAGTACCAGGTGCTCGCGATCGTCGCCTACACGCTCTTCGGCGTCGGCCTGGCCTTCTACGCCACTCCGTCGACGGACGCGGCCCTGTCCAACCTCCCGCCGGCGCAGGCGGGCGCGGGAGCCGGCATCTACAAGATGGCCTCGTCGCTCGGTGGTGCGATCGGTGCCGCGATCTCCCTGACGATCTTCTCCTCGTTCCTCGGCCCCGGCGTCTCCTTCGTCGGAGACGTTCTCGTCACGCAGGGGATCCACTCGAACGAGGCCGTGCGCCAAGCCGGTGCGGTCACCTTCATCTTCAACCTGGTGATCGTCCTCGTGTCGATCGTGTCGATCGTGGTGACCGTCCCCAAGGGCCGGAAGTACAACGACGACTGA